Proteins found in one Clostridium butyricum genomic segment:
- a CDS encoding tyrosine recombinase XerC, whose protein sequence is MEYKINVRLPGVVTNYLSYMSSIKGSSKKTLHVYTTDLILFFRFLKRDRNLVNIDIPFEEIEIYDINKEFIRSIDSSDIYSFLSYTEFERNNSNVTRRRKIACLKSFFRFLYLKLHMIDTDLCENLERPKAKPKLPVYLKENECVSLLNNITGRNIVRDRCIITLFINTGLRLSELCSINISSIKDDTLVVLGKGNKERYIYLNESCLSQLEVYLRYRSEKYIPIKEGHEDALFLSEQKQRINPRSVENIVVKAVKSACLDKHYSAHKLRHTCATLLYKAGADIRSIQTLLGHESVATTQIYTHVDVDQIRDIVKLNPLNKHK, encoded by the coding sequence ATGGAGTACAAGATTAATGTAAGATTGCCAGGGGTAGTTACAAACTATTTAAGTTATATGTCATCAATTAAAGGTTCTAGCAAAAAAACGCTTCATGTATATACTACTGATCTTATTCTGTTTTTTCGTTTTTTAAAAAGAGATAGAAACCTTGTTAATATAGATATTCCTTTTGAGGAAATAGAAATTTATGATATAAATAAAGAATTTATAAGATCTATCGATAGTTCTGATATTTATTCATTTCTATCTTATACAGAATTTGAACGAAATAATTCCAATGTTACAAGACGTAGAAAAATTGCATGTCTTAAATCCTTTTTTAGATTTCTTTATTTAAAACTTCACATGATAGATACAGACCTATGTGAAAATTTAGAAAGACCAAAAGCAAAGCCAAAGCTTCCGGTTTATCTTAAAGAAAATGAGTGTGTTTCTCTTTTAAATAATATTACAGGAAGAAATATTGTTAGAGATAGATGTATCATTACTTTGTTTATAAATACCGGATTACGACTATCTGAATTATGCAGCATAAATATTTCAAGTATAAAAGATGATACTCTTGTGGTTTTGGGTAAAGGTAATAAAGAACGTTATATCTATTTAAATGAATCATGCCTAAGTCAATTAGAGGTATATTTAAGATATAGATCTGAAAAATATATTCCCATAAAGGAAGGTCATGAAGATGCTCTTTTTTTAAGCGAACAAAAGCAAAGAATAAATCCAAGATCTGTAGAAAATATTGTTGTAAAAGCAGTTAAAAGCGCATGTTTAGACAAGCACTACTCTGCTCATAAGTTAAGACATACATGCGCAACACTACTTTATAAAGCAGGTGCGGATATTAGGAGTATCCAAACACTATTAGGACATGAAAGTGTTGCTACAACTCAGATATATACTCATGTTGACGTTGATCAAATAAGAGATATTGTAAAATTAAATCCACTTAATAAGCATAAATAA
- a CDS encoding NCS1 family transporter: MESITNIDYSNNNDMSEDCLHPQNERIMGKISYLFAWLGGCVSIGTFTMGSSLIGTINIFQAVIAMILGCTITAIGLMLNGKAGHKYGISFTVQTRSAFGVKGSKIAGIIRAVPAVVWFGFQSWVGSQALNEVSKSLIGYDNIIVFFIGFQIIQVAMAVGGFKGIKWLENIGCIFIIVSLIYMFYSVVKMYGAQLSNILINVKGTWGMPFFAAVTSFLGINTTMMLNVCDYSRELKTDVKTSTTGIIYWIAVIPATLFMGLIGLMVSSATGIADPINVFSSAVDNKGLVIITLIFIAFAQVTTNILNNIIPPAYVIMDAFKVSYKKSIIIVGILSFFTFPWLLVKPESATGLQLFVQIYSAFLGPIFTVLIVDYFILKKQNLEIDELYNENGKFKGVNKYAVISIIVGAAFAFLNVQISWFLSIIPTGITYYILMKKSRSNT; the protein is encoded by the coding sequence ATGGAAAGTATAACTAATATAGATTATTCAAACAATAATGATATGAGTGAAGATTGTTTACACCCTCAAAATGAGAGAATAATGGGAAAAATTTCATATTTATTCGCATGGCTTGGAGGATGTGTTTCAATTGGTACATTTACAATGGGGTCAAGCCTAATTGGAACAATAAATATTTTTCAGGCAGTAATAGCAATGATTTTAGGATGTACTATAACTGCAATAGGTTTAATGTTAAATGGAAAGGCAGGTCATAAATATGGAATTTCCTTTACAGTACAAACAAGATCGGCATTTGGGGTAAAGGGGAGTAAAATTGCAGGAATAATACGTGCAGTTCCAGCTGTGGTATGGTTTGGTTTTCAAAGCTGGGTTGGTTCTCAAGCTCTAAATGAAGTATCAAAAAGTCTTATTGGCTATGATAATATCATAGTGTTCTTTATTGGATTTCAAATTATACAGGTAGCAATGGCGGTTGGCGGATTTAAAGGGATAAAATGGCTTGAAAATATAGGATGTATCTTCATTATTGTTTCATTAATATATATGTTTTACAGTGTAGTAAAAATGTATGGAGCACAACTTTCAAATATTCTTATAAATGTAAAAGGAACATGGGGAATGCCTTTTTTTGCAGCTGTAACTTCATTTCTTGGAATAAATACCACTATGATGCTAAATGTATGTGATTATTCTAGAGAATTGAAAACAGATGTAAAAACTAGTACAACTGGAATAATATATTGGATTGCAGTAATCCCAGCAACTTTATTTATGGGATTGATTGGTTTGATGGTATCAAGTGCAACAGGTATAGCAGATCCTATAAATGTATTTTCATCAGCTGTTGATAATAAGGGACTTGTTATTATAACTCTTATCTTTATAGCTTTTGCACAAGTTACTACAAATATTCTAAACAATATAATCCCACCTGCATATGTAATTATGGATGCGTTTAAAGTAAGTTATAAAAAATCAATTATAATTGTTGGAATATTATCATTTTTCACATTTCCATGGCTTCTTGTGAAACCAGAATCAGCAACTGGACTTCAACTTTTTGTTCAAATTTATTCAGCATTTTTAGGACCTATATTTACAGTTCTTATAGTTGATTATTTTATATTAAAAAAGCAGAATTTAGAAATAGATGAGCTTTATAATGAAAATGGGAAATTTAAAGGGGTAAATAAATATGCAGTAATATCAATTATTGTAGGAGCTGCATTTGCATTTTTAAATGTACAGATTTCATGGTTCTTAAGCATAATTCCTACAGGAATTACTTATTATATATTAATGAAGAAAAGTAGAAGTAATACTTAA
- a CDS encoding 5-bromo-4-chloroindolyl phosphate hydrolysis family protein produces MNNNDFFDIENQIENAINSAFKYINYANRKATDIRENIMDNISDTAEDTIHDIKSKFHEGSDSIETKFQKMSEKFEHGVNKLNKKEQKEIYKYISKKPSGKYKGMIYYVLGITGSVAFAISFGACSILTMFNSKIIRLGVNMTLGTLFVFFVGSVILAFRGWKIRKRLERFNKYSDILKGKNYSEISKLSESVSKKNKFVLKDIEKMMSLNMFKEGHISEDKSYFILGDEVYEEYLNSMKAYSERSKEEADNTVDQDKSELSLVIENGEKYISEIESVNYSLRGNNICTKLNEMANITKNIIDNVRKNPDNLPLVKKFFNHYLPISLKLIYSYRELNAQTIEGENIRKAKNEIENSIDLINTAFRKLLDNLFEDVVLDVSSDISVLETLFTQEGLTEDDFKKKNK; encoded by the coding sequence ATGAATAATAACGATTTTTTTGATATAGAAAATCAAATAGAGAATGCAATAAACAGTGCATTTAAATACATAAATTATGCTAATAGAAAAGCTACAGACATACGTGAAAATATAATGGATAACATTAGCGATACTGCTGAAGATACTATTCATGACATTAAATCAAAATTCCATGAAGGTTCAGATAGTATTGAAACGAAATTTCAAAAGATGTCTGAAAAATTTGAACATGGAGTAAATAAATTAAATAAAAAAGAACAAAAGGAAATTTATAAGTATATTTCTAAAAAACCATCAGGCAAGTACAAAGGTATGATTTATTATGTCCTTGGCATAACAGGAAGTGTTGCATTTGCCATAAGTTTTGGTGCATGTTCAATTCTTACAATGTTCAATAGTAAGATTATACGATTAGGAGTAAACATGACACTTGGTACTTTATTTGTATTTTTTGTTGGAAGTGTCATACTTGCATTTAGGGGATGGAAAATAAGAAAAAGACTAGAGAGGTTTAATAAATACTCTGATATATTAAAAGGTAAAAATTATAGTGAAATAAGCAAATTATCAGAGTCAGTTTCAAAGAAAAATAAATTTGTCTTAAAAGATATTGAAAAGATGATGAGTCTTAATATGTTTAAAGAAGGACATATTAGTGAGGATAAATCATATTTTATTCTTGGTGATGAAGTATATGAAGAATACTTAAATTCAATGAAAGCATATAGTGAGCGTTCAAAGGAAGAAGCAGACAACACTGTTGATCAAGATAAAAGTGAATTAAGTTTGGTAATTGAAAATGGTGAAAAGTATATCTCAGAGATAGAAAGTGTAAATTATTCATTACGTGGAAATAATATATGTACAAAGCTTAATGAAATGGCTAATATAACTAAAAATATTATTGATAATGTACGAAAGAATCCTGATAATCTTCCTTTAGTAAAAAAATTCTTTAATCATTATCTTCCTATATCATTAAAGCTTATTTACTCATATAGAGAATTAAATGCTCAAACTATAGAAGGTGAAAACATAAGAAAAGCAAAAAATGAGATAGAAAATAGTATAGATTTAATAAACACAGCATTTAGAAAGCTTTTAGATAATCTCTTTGAAGATGTTGTTTTAGATGTTTCATCAGATATTTCAGTGCTTGAAACTCTTTTCACACAAGAAGGATTAACAGAAGACGATTTTAAAAAGAAAAATAAGTAA
- a CDS encoding 2-hydroxyacid dehydrogenase, whose product MKLSILEPLGVEKEKFLDMAEKVLGDRVEITYYDNRVEDSETLIERSKDAEIVVLSNFQYRKDVIEKCPNLKMICVAFTGVDHVDIDYCKDRGITVCNCAGYSTVAVADLVFGLLINIYRNIVECNIVTRKGGTKNGLVGFELEGKKFGVIGTGAIGMRVANIAKAFGCEVYAYSRTVKEGKEIKYVDLNTLLSTCDVISLHVPLNENTKGLINEENIKLMKKNAILINTARGPVVDSKALSDALKNNIIAGAGIDVFEIEPPIPVDHVLFDAPNLIVTPHVAFATKESMVKRAEIVFDNIDKYINGSSQNVIV is encoded by the coding sequence ATGAAATTATCAATATTAGAACCGCTAGGAGTGGAAAAAGAAAAATTTTTAGATATGGCAGAAAAAGTTTTAGGGGACAGAGTTGAAATAACTTATTATGACAATAGAGTGGAAGATAGTGAAACATTGATTGAGAGAAGCAAGGATGCAGAAATCGTTGTTTTATCAAATTTCCAATATAGAAAAGATGTAATAGAAAAATGTCCAAATCTTAAGATGATATGTGTAGCTTTTACAGGAGTAGACCATGTTGATATAGATTATTGCAAAGATAGAGGAATTACTGTATGTAACTGTGCAGGATATTCAACAGTTGCAGTAGCTGATCTTGTGTTTGGGCTTCTTATAAATATATATAGAAATATAGTAGAATGTAATATTGTCACAAGAAAAGGTGGTACTAAAAATGGGCTTGTAGGTTTTGAACTTGAAGGAAAGAAATTTGGAGTTATAGGTACTGGTGCAATAGGAATGAGAGTTGCAAATATTGCAAAAGCCTTTGGTTGTGAGGTTTATGCATATAGCAGAACTGTTAAAGAAGGAAAAGAAATAAAATATGTAGATTTAAATACCTTATTATCTACATGTGATGTTATATCCCTTCATGTACCATTAAATGAAAATACAAAAGGTCTAATAAATGAAGAAAACATAAAATTAATGAAAAAAAATGCAATTTTAATTAATACAGCAAGAGGTCCTGTTGTAGATAGTAAAGCTCTATCAGATGCATTAAAAAACAATATAATTGCGGGGGCAGGTATTGATGTATTTGAAATTGAACCTCCAATTCCTGTAGATCATGTTTTATTTGATGCACCTAATCTTATTGTGACTCCTCATGTTGCTTTTGCAACTAAAGAATCTATGGTAAAAAGAGCAGAAATCGTATTTGATAATATTGATAAATATATTAATGGAAGTTCTCAAAATGTTATTGTGTAG
- a CDS encoding toxic anion resistance protein, with protein MNDNNTNNNFDDGFFNKQPEPSLIFEPSFEEENNKVDTTTQNQPKETEDNLLTPEEKKMVDDFVDKIELTNSNSILQYGVGAQKKIADFSQAALNNVRTKDLGSIGDMLSSVVGELKTFEKTEEKKGILGIFKKPVQKIDAMRTKYTKVEENIDNICTSLENHQIQLLKDISMLDKMYETNKAYFKELYMYILAGKKKLQKAREDELPKLVEKARLSGRPEDAQEVSDFTALCDRFEKKIYDLELTKTISLQMAPQIRLVQNNDTLMSEKIQSTIVNTIPLWKSQIVLALGLAHSTNAIKVQNEVTNMTNELLRKNAETLKMSTIETAKAAERGIVDIDTLKNTNESLISTLDEVLRIQTEGRQKRQEAQAELHNIEEQLKQKLLSISSK; from the coding sequence ATGAACGATAATAATACGAATAACAATTTTGATGATGGTTTTTTTAACAAACAGCCAGAGCCAAGTCTAATTTTTGAACCATCTTTTGAAGAGGAAAATAATAAGGTAGATACAACTACACAAAATCAGCCAAAAGAAACTGAAGATAATCTTTTAACTCCAGAAGAAAAGAAAATGGTAGATGACTTTGTTGACAAAATAGAATTGACAAATTCGAACTCAATACTACAATACGGAGTTGGAGCTCAAAAAAAGATAGCTGATTTCTCACAGGCAGCACTTAATAATGTTAGAACTAAAGATTTAGGAAGTATAGGAGATATGCTCTCTAGTGTTGTTGGTGAATTGAAAACTTTCGAGAAGACTGAAGAAAAAAAGGGTATTCTAGGAATTTTCAAAAAGCCTGTGCAAAAAATTGATGCAATGAGAACAAAATATACAAAAGTTGAAGAAAATATAGATAATATATGCACTTCCCTTGAAAATCACCAAATACAGCTTCTTAAAGATATATCAATGCTTGATAAAATGTATGAAACAAATAAAGCTTATTTTAAAGAGCTTTATATGTATATACTTGCTGGTAAGAAAAAACTACAAAAGGCAAGAGAAGATGAACTTCCTAAATTAGTAGAAAAAGCAAGATTGAGTGGTCGCCCAGAAGATGCTCAAGAGGTAAGTGATTTTACAGCATTATGCGATAGATTTGAAAAGAAAATTTATGATCTTGAACTTACAAAAACAATCTCACTTCAAATGGCACCACAAATAAGGCTTGTTCAAAATAATGATACATTAATGTCTGAAAAGATACAATCAACTATAGTGAATACAATTCCTTTATGGAAGAGTCAGATCGTACTGGCTCTAGGATTAGCTCATTCTACTAATGCTATAAAAGTACAAAATGAAGTTACAAATATGACAAATGAACTTTTAAGAAAAAATGCAGAAACATTAAAAATGTCTACTATTGAAACTGCAAAAGCAGCTGAACGAGGTATTGTTGATATTGATACATTAAAAAATACAAATGAATCATTAATATCAACTCTAGATGAAGTTTTAAGAATTCAAACAGAGGGACGTCAAAAGCGTCAAGAAGCTCAGGCTGAACTTCATAATATAGAAGAACAGTTAAAACAAAAATTACTATCAATAAGCAGTAAATAA
- a CDS encoding amidohydrolase family protein, with protein sequence MFDLLIRNGKIVTKDSVFHGHIGIKNEKICAIFHGEIDENAEEVIDVGGKYIFPGAIDCHAHLNDPGYTWREDYEHGSEAAAVGGITTIIDMPLQNKPALTDGRIFHDKEKAVKNKSIVDYAFLGGLVHANKENIKELHKEGVVGFKSFIGPVSTDYRSLNIGEARNEHITIHHGYGNLIKK encoded by the coding sequence ATGTTTGATTTATTAATTAGAAATGGAAAAATAGTAACTAAAGATAGTGTATTTCATGGGCATATAGGCATAAAAAATGAAAAAATTTGTGCAATTTTTCATGGAGAAATAGATGAAAATGCAGAAGAGGTAATAGATGTGGGTGGCAAATATATATTCCCAGGCGCAATAGACTGTCATGCGCATTTAAATGATCCTGGATATACATGGAGAGAAGATTATGAACATGGTTCAGAAGCTGCTGCAGTTGGGGGAATTACAACTATTATAGATATGCCCCTTCAAAATAAGCCTGCATTAACAGATGGAAGAATATTTCATGACAAAGAAAAAGCTGTTAAAAATAAATCAATAGTAGACTATGCTTTTTTAGGTGGGCTAGTTCATGCAAATAAAGAAAATATAAAGGAACTACATAAAGAGGGAGTAGTTGGTTTTAAATCATTTATAGGACCAGTTTCTACTGATTATAGATCTTTGAATATTGGTGAAGCGAGAAATGAACATATAACAATTCATCATGGATATGGAAATTTAATAAAGAAATAA
- a CDS encoding methyl-accepting chemotaxis protein, protein MNKFLKNTGNRIMLFIITLVIGICFISSYLSYYKTKDNILSTAYETLTARTNDSSSSIEREFYYRNEQLNNLASLPEIKSMDWNVQQPVLLQEAEKWKFDNIFVMDASGYGYYPDTSEIKDQSNEDFFLKMKKEGSFITEPFIKEDEKKSITTMVTPIKNDSGEIVGYLCGSIDLTDINNIVQSIKFGHDGYAFLLNENGNFIAHNDMNLVFEKVNFKQNFNSSNDEKSDQILENVFKNITSKETNVEELKLKDSDIFVSYTEVKNTPWSLCIVASNDEVFSGVNKLAVQQVILAIIFAVIGIVISIFIRKFLSRKIKDIEEYAEELSLYNLAYRNNTTTNDDFGQVVKRLNFGVDVLNSTINQVKVNSEEISESSSDIDSMIDEISLDLEHAAATTEEISATMQQCNASLQEVNRITDKINERSKDSDKKAKDSLILAKTIESEASLIHSETINSKHSIEETYEKCKDKLERALDRISIVESISTMSNSILEISEETNLLSLNASIEAARAGEHGKGFAIVAEEVRKLSEESASTVNTIQKNIDSAIKAVKDLSSSSRELLSVVEKDILTDYEKLINVTLSYKNTGDNVKEMAYDFSNTSNDVSKAMNEISVSINELAEAISVVTDSSVTIADNMNSINNKKDNIVKNSKENKSKSSNLSEIVNKFKL, encoded by the coding sequence ATGAACAAATTCTTAAAAAATACTGGAAATAGAATAATGCTTTTTATAATTACTTTAGTAATTGGAATATGCTTTATTTCATCGTATTTATCGTATTACAAGACAAAAGATAATATTTTATCTACAGCTTATGAAACTCTTACAGCAAGAACCAACGATAGTTCTTCATCTATTGAAAGAGAATTTTACTATCGTAATGAACAATTGAACAATCTGGCATCGTTACCGGAAATAAAATCTATGGACTGGAATGTACAACAACCAGTACTTTTACAAGAAGCTGAGAAATGGAAATTTGATAATATTTTTGTTATGGATGCTTCTGGTTATGGTTATTATCCTGATACTTCAGAAATAAAAGACCAGTCAAATGAGGATTTCTTTTTAAAAATGAAAAAAGAAGGAAGTTTTATAACAGAGCCATTCATAAAAGAGGATGAAAAAAAATCTATAACAACAATGGTCACACCTATAAAAAATGATTCTGGAGAAATAGTTGGATATTTATGTGGATCTATTGATCTAACAGATATAAATAATATAGTGCAGTCTATTAAATTTGGACATGATGGATATGCATTCTTGTTAAATGAAAACGGTAATTTTATTGCTCATAATGATATGAATTTAGTATTTGAAAAAGTTAATTTTAAACAGAATTTTAATTCGAGTAATGATGAGAAAAGTGATCAAATATTAGAAAATGTATTTAAAAATATTACATCTAAAGAAACTAATGTTGAAGAATTAAAATTAAAAGATTCAGATATTTTTGTTTCCTATACAGAAGTAAAAAATACCCCATGGTCTCTCTGTATAGTTGCTTCTAATGACGAAGTGTTTAGTGGCGTAAATAAACTAGCTGTTCAGCAAGTTATCCTAGCTATAATATTTGCAGTTATTGGTATTGTGATTTCAATTTTTATAAGAAAATTTTTATCAAGAAAAATTAAAGATATAGAAGAGTATGCAGAAGAACTTTCTTTATACAATTTAGCATACAGAAATAATACTACTACAAATGATGATTTTGGACAAGTAGTAAAAAGGTTAAACTTTGGGGTAGATGTATTAAATTCAACAATTAATCAGGTAAAGGTTAACAGTGAAGAAATATCTGAAAGTAGTTCAGATATAGATTCTATGATAGATGAAATTTCATTGGATCTTGAACATGCAGCTGCTACAACAGAAGAGATATCAGCTACAATGCAGCAATGTAATGCTTCATTACAAGAAGTAAATAGAATTACTGATAAAATTAATGAAAGATCTAAAGATTCAGATAAAAAAGCTAAAGATAGTTTGATATTAGCTAAAACAATTGAAAGTGAAGCTAGTTTAATTCATTCTGAAACTATTAATTCAAAGCATAGTATAGAAGAAACATATGAAAAGTGTAAAGATAAACTTGAAAGAGCATTAGATAGAATTTCCATAGTTGAAAGTATTTCTACAATGTCTAATAGTATTCTTGAAATATCAGAAGAAACAAATCTTCTATCATTGAATGCATCAATAGAAGCAGCTCGTGCTGGTGAGCATGGAAAAGGATTTGCAATAGTAGCAGAAGAAGTTAGAAAGTTATCAGAAGAAAGTGCTTCAACAGTTAATACTATTCAAAAAAATATAGACAGTGCCATTAAAGCAGTAAAAGATTTATCATCGTCATCAAGAGAATTATTAAGTGTAGTAGAAAAAGATATACTTACAGATTATGAAAAATTAATCAATGTAACTTTATCATATAAAAATACCGGAGATAATGTTAAAGAAATGGCTTATGATTTTTCTAATACATCTAATGATGTATCAAAAGCTATGAATGAGATATCTGTTAGTATAAATGAACTTGCAGAAGCAATTTCAGTAGTAACTGATTCATCCGTTACTATAGCAGATAATATGAATAGCATCAATAATAAGAAAGATAATATTGTTAAAAATTCTAAAGAAAATAAGAGTAAATCCTCTAATCTTTCAGAAATAGTCAATAAATTTAAGTTATAA
- a CDS encoding VOC family protein, translating into MNLNMIHHVAIIVSDYEKSKDFYVNLLGFKIIRENYRPERNDYKLDLKLGECELEIFGIENSPKRVTKPEACGLRHLAFKVDSVEHTVKELNRKGIITESIRFDQYTNKKMTFFFDPDGLPLELHE; encoded by the coding sequence ATGAATTTAAATATGATACATCATGTGGCAATCATTGTTTCTGATTATGAAAAATCTAAAGATTTTTATGTGAATTTACTTGGTTTTAAGATTATTAGAGAAAATTATAGACCTGAAAGAAATGATTATAAATTAGATTTAAAATTAGGCGAATGTGAACTTGAAATCTTTGGAATTGAAAATAGTCCTAAAAGAGTAACAAAACCTGAGGCATGTGGATTAAGACACTTAGCATTTAAAGTAGATTCTGTAGAACATACTGTTAAGGAGTTAAATAGAAAAGGTATTATAACAGAGAGTATAAGATTTGATCAATATACCAATAAAAAAATGACATTTTTCTTTGATCCTGATGGATTGCCATTAGAGCTACATGAATAA
- a CDS encoding M20 family metallo-hydrolase has product MFKKADYKNIKRYLEDIDTFNSTPDFGTTRVLFTEEELKARKYVKNEMNKIGLEVSEDAMGNIFGILRGEDSSLSPVWTGSHIDTVLNAGMFDGMAGVVSGMEALRIIKESNLNFKRDIKVIVYTSEEPTRFGLSCLGSRAMAGEMTLEDIENLKDKDGKSLSQVLRDLGYNLEEFNNVKVKKGDVFAAVELHIEQGGVLEHLNLPIGIVHTIEAPTNFDVFVKGKQSHAGGTPMNLRKDAFLACCDISLELERLAKESLSEDTVATVGVVDIIPNAANVISGDVHFTMDIRDSDYDIKCDLINKLKEFIKEVEKQRMVEITLNMINDDIPTKSDEQIVELLENICESKDIPYKKMVSGAYHDSMMVGKFAPVSMIFVPSKDGVSHSPDEWTDFEDIALGTDILAETLFTLANS; this is encoded by the coding sequence ATGTTTAAAAAAGCAGATTATAAGAATATTAAAAGGTATCTTGAAGATATTGATACTTTTAATTCAACGCCTGATTTTGGTACCACAAGAGTACTTTTTACGGAAGAAGAACTTAAAGCACGAAAATATGTAAAAAATGAAATGAATAAAATTGGATTAGAAGTTTCTGAAGATGCTATGGGGAACATCTTTGGGATACTTAGAGGTGAGGATAGTTCACTTTCGCCAGTATGGACAGGTTCTCATATTGATACGGTTTTAAATGCTGGTATGTTTGATGGCATGGCTGGAGTTGTAAGTGGTATGGAGGCCTTAAGAATTATTAAGGAATCTAACTTGAATTTTAAAAGAGATATTAAAGTAATAGTATATACATCAGAAGAACCTACAAGGTTTGGCCTTTCATGTCTTGGAAGCAGGGCAATGGCTGGAGAAATGACTTTAGAAGATATTGAAAATTTAAAAGATAAAGATGGTAAATCACTTTCGCAAGTATTAAGAGATTTAGGATATAATCTTGAAGAGTTTAATAATGTAAAAGTGAAAAAAGGAGACGTATTTGCAGCAGTAGAACTTCATATTGAACAAGGAGGAGTATTGGAACATTTAAATCTTCCAATTGGTATTGTACACACAATAGAAGCACCAACTAATTTTGATGTTTTTGTAAAAGGCAAACAAAGCCATGCTGGTGGAACTCCAATGAATCTAAGAAAAGATGCATTTTTAGCATGCTGTGATATTTCGTTAGAACTTGAGAGACTAGCAAAAGAATCCCTTTCAGAAGATACAGTTGCTACAGTCGGGGTTGTAGATATTATTCCAAATGCAGCTAATGTTATAAGTGGAGATGTTCATTTTACAATGGATATAAGGGATAGTGATTATGATATAAAATGTGATCTTATTAATAAACTTAAAGAATTTATAAAAGAAGTTGAAAAACAAAGAATGGTAGAGATTACTTTAAATATGATAAATGACGATATTCCTACCAAGTCTGATGAACAGATAGTTGAACTTCTTGAAAATATTTGTGAGTCTAAAGATATTCCTTATAAGAAAATGGTAAGTGGAGCATATCATGATTCAATGATGGTTGGGAAATTTGCACCTGTTTCAATGATTTTTGTACCAAGTAAAGATGGTGTAAGTCATAGTCCAGATGAATGGACTGACTTTGAAGACATAGCTCTTGGCACTGACATACTTGCAGAAACATTATTTACGCTTGCAAATAGTTAA